In Grus americana isolate bGruAme1 chromosome 19, bGruAme1.mat, whole genome shotgun sequence, the following are encoded in one genomic region:
- the FAM222B gene encoding protein FAM222B isoform X2, producing the protein MLACLPGPGDLSFQLLSYTQMNTGLQKWDTTQKMRSAQYPTPAELDAYAKKVANNPLTIKIFPNSVKVPQRKHIRRTVNGLDTSGQRYSPYPSQATTKTGLLAIVKSPAKGIIKDFDGTRTRLLPEAMMNPPSTPYVAPSTLTHPQALARQQALQHAQTLPHPQSIPQPQTLQHPQGIPQPQSLPHPQGIPQPQTLPHPQNMQQPQGLQHPQTMAHQTLQHPPNPLLQPGLHGSRKMPDADAPPNVTVSTSTIPLSMAATLQQNQPPDLSSIVHQINQFCQARAGISTTSVCEGQIANPSPISRNLLINASTRVSTHNVPTPMPSCVVNPVDHAAAAIPPASVNVPMVNINRVPPAYQNEIKSVAWNQHQLAHLQQMCGDAAGPAGLAGKHPQREIAGQSFPGKTSNYPQELCMGQSFSLKPPIEKPTPSPPVNGLQGPLPYTNGHYFQPIWNNILPTPNSDSSGSQDLAMPFHGGQPAGAPLDCAGGTHYRAGAGPSSQNNVMQTMDYLSGDFQQSCFRDQSMAVLGKVHRPPMNRAPEPTDSRNLHIQHPGYR; encoded by the exons ATGCTGGCCTGTCTGCCAGGACCAGGTGACCTCTcctttcagcttctttcttACACGCAGATGAACACTGGACTTCAGAAAT GGGACACTACACAGAAAATGAGATCTGCACAGTATCCTACCCCAGCAGAATTGGATGCTTATGCTAAGAAGGTCGCCAACAATCCACTGACtataaaaatctttccaaacaGTGTCAAGGTTCCCCAGAGGAAACACATACGCCGTACTGTGAACGGACTTGATACTTCGGGCCAGAGGTACAGTCCCTACCCGTCTCAGGCCACCACGAAAACAGGCCTCCTGGCGATAGTCAAATCTCCAGCAAAAGGAATTATCAAAGACTTTGACGGGACACGCACGCGCCTGCTGCCGGAAGCAATGATGAATCCCCCTTCCACACCATACGTTGCACCTAGCACTTTAACCCACCCCCAGGCGCTTGCTCGCCAGCAGGCTCTCCAGCATGCACAGACTTTGCCGCACCCCCAGAGTATACCGCAGCCACAGACTTTGCAGCACCCTCAGGGTATACCACAGCCACAAAGCTTACCGCACCCTCAGGGGATACCGCAGCCGCAGACGCTGCCGCACCCTCAGAATATGCAGCAGCCGCAGGGCTTGCAGCATCCTCAGACCATGGCACACCAGACTCTGCAGCACCCCCCGAATCCTTTGCTGCAGCCGGGTTTACATGGAAGCAGAAAGATGCCGGATGCAGATGCGCCGCCGAATGTGACCGTGTCTACCTCAACCATTCCCCTCTCTATGGCTGCCACCCTGCAGCAGAACCAGCCACCGGACCTGAGCAGCATTGTGCACCAGATTAACCAGTTCTGCCAGGCCAGAGCTGGCATTAGCACTACCTCAGTCTGTGAGGGACAGATTGCAAACCCCAGCCCTATAAGTCGCAACCTGCTTATCAATGCAAGTACCAGGGTATCTACTCACAATGTCCCTACACCCATGCCTTCCTGTGTAGTAAACCCTGTAgatcatgctgctgctgctattccTCCTGCCTCTGTTAATGTGCCCATGGTGAATATTAACAGGGTGCCGCCCGCATACCAGAACGAAATCAAATCGGTTGCGTGGAACCAGCACCAGCTTGCGCATCTGCAGCAAATGtgtggggatgctgctgggccTGCTGGACTCGCAGGGAAGCACCCTCAGAGAGAGATCGCAGGGCAGAGTTTTCCTGGCAAAACTTCAAACTACCCTCAAGAACTGTGCATGGGCCAGTCGTTCAGCTTGAAGCCCCCCATTGAGAAGCCTACGCCTTCTCCACCTGTGAATGGGTTGCAGGGACCCTTGCCATATACCAATGGGCACTATTTCCAGCCCATCTGGAATAACATTCTGCCCACGCCCAACAGTGACAGCTCTGGGTCCCAGGACCTCGCCATGCCTTTCCACGGGGGACAGCCAGCAGGAGCACCGCTAGATTGTGCAGGAGGAACTCATTACAGAGCTGGAGCTGGCCCATCCAGCCAGAATAATGTGATGCAGACCATGGATTACCTAAGCGGGGACTTCCAGCAGTCCTGCTTCAGAGATCAGAGCATGGCCGTGCTGGGGAAAGTCCATCGGCCTCCCATGAACCGAGCACCTGAACCAACCGATAGTCGAAATCTTCATATTCAACACCCAGGGTATAGATAG
- the FAM222B gene encoding protein FAM222B isoform X1 gives MSASRKELRCKWRLELKCFIWFPPQHYTGDTTQKMRSAQYPTPAELDAYAKKVANNPLTIKIFPNSVKVPQRKHIRRTVNGLDTSGQRYSPYPSQATTKTGLLAIVKSPAKGIIKDFDGTRTRLLPEAMMNPPSTPYVAPSTLTHPQALARQQALQHAQTLPHPQSIPQPQTLQHPQGIPQPQSLPHPQGIPQPQTLPHPQNMQQPQGLQHPQTMAHQTLQHPPNPLLQPGLHGSRKMPDADAPPNVTVSTSTIPLSMAATLQQNQPPDLSSIVHQINQFCQARAGISTTSVCEGQIANPSPISRNLLINASTRVSTHNVPTPMPSCVVNPVDHAAAAIPPASVNVPMVNINRVPPAYQNEIKSVAWNQHQLAHLQQMCGDAAGPAGLAGKHPQREIAGQSFPGKTSNYPQELCMGQSFSLKPPIEKPTPSPPVNGLQGPLPYTNGHYFQPIWNNILPTPNSDSSGSQDLAMPFHGGQPAGAPLDCAGGTHYRAGAGPSSQNNVMQTMDYLSGDFQQSCFRDQSMAVLGKVHRPPMNRAPEPTDSRNLHIQHPGYR, from the exons ATGTCAGCATCTAGAAAAGAACTCAGATGTAAATGGAGGCTTGAGCTGAAGTGCTTCATATGGTTCCCACCTCAGCATTACACAG GGGACACTACACAGAAAATGAGATCTGCACAGTATCCTACCCCAGCAGAATTGGATGCTTATGCTAAGAAGGTCGCCAACAATCCACTGACtataaaaatctttccaaacaGTGTCAAGGTTCCCCAGAGGAAACACATACGCCGTACTGTGAACGGACTTGATACTTCGGGCCAGAGGTACAGTCCCTACCCGTCTCAGGCCACCACGAAAACAGGCCTCCTGGCGATAGTCAAATCTCCAGCAAAAGGAATTATCAAAGACTTTGACGGGACACGCACGCGCCTGCTGCCGGAAGCAATGATGAATCCCCCTTCCACACCATACGTTGCACCTAGCACTTTAACCCACCCCCAGGCGCTTGCTCGCCAGCAGGCTCTCCAGCATGCACAGACTTTGCCGCACCCCCAGAGTATACCGCAGCCACAGACTTTGCAGCACCCTCAGGGTATACCACAGCCACAAAGCTTACCGCACCCTCAGGGGATACCGCAGCCGCAGACGCTGCCGCACCCTCAGAATATGCAGCAGCCGCAGGGCTTGCAGCATCCTCAGACCATGGCACACCAGACTCTGCAGCACCCCCCGAATCCTTTGCTGCAGCCGGGTTTACATGGAAGCAGAAAGATGCCGGATGCAGATGCGCCGCCGAATGTGACCGTGTCTACCTCAACCATTCCCCTCTCTATGGCTGCCACCCTGCAGCAGAACCAGCCACCGGACCTGAGCAGCATTGTGCACCAGATTAACCAGTTCTGCCAGGCCAGAGCTGGCATTAGCACTACCTCAGTCTGTGAGGGACAGATTGCAAACCCCAGCCCTATAAGTCGCAACCTGCTTATCAATGCAAGTACCAGGGTATCTACTCACAATGTCCCTACACCCATGCCTTCCTGTGTAGTAAACCCTGTAgatcatgctgctgctgctattccTCCTGCCTCTGTTAATGTGCCCATGGTGAATATTAACAGGGTGCCGCCCGCATACCAGAACGAAATCAAATCGGTTGCGTGGAACCAGCACCAGCTTGCGCATCTGCAGCAAATGtgtggggatgctgctgggccTGCTGGACTCGCAGGGAAGCACCCTCAGAGAGAGATCGCAGGGCAGAGTTTTCCTGGCAAAACTTCAAACTACCCTCAAGAACTGTGCATGGGCCAGTCGTTCAGCTTGAAGCCCCCCATTGAGAAGCCTACGCCTTCTCCACCTGTGAATGGGTTGCAGGGACCCTTGCCATATACCAATGGGCACTATTTCCAGCCCATCTGGAATAACATTCTGCCCACGCCCAACAGTGACAGCTCTGGGTCCCAGGACCTCGCCATGCCTTTCCACGGGGGACAGCCAGCAGGAGCACCGCTAGATTGTGCAGGAGGAACTCATTACAGAGCTGGAGCTGGCCCATCCAGCCAGAATAATGTGATGCAGACCATGGATTACCTAAGCGGGGACTTCCAGCAGTCCTGCTTCAGAGATCAGAGCATGGCCGTGCTGGGGAAAGTCCATCGGCCTCCCATGAACCGAGCACCTGAACCAACCGATAGTCGAAATCTTCATATTCAACACCCAGGGTATAGATAG
- the FAM222B gene encoding protein FAM222B isoform X3 — MRSAQYPTPAELDAYAKKVANNPLTIKIFPNSVKVPQRKHIRRTVNGLDTSGQRYSPYPSQATTKTGLLAIVKSPAKGIIKDFDGTRTRLLPEAMMNPPSTPYVAPSTLTHPQALARQQALQHAQTLPHPQSIPQPQTLQHPQGIPQPQSLPHPQGIPQPQTLPHPQNMQQPQGLQHPQTMAHQTLQHPPNPLLQPGLHGSRKMPDADAPPNVTVSTSTIPLSMAATLQQNQPPDLSSIVHQINQFCQARAGISTTSVCEGQIANPSPISRNLLINASTRVSTHNVPTPMPSCVVNPVDHAAAAIPPASVNVPMVNINRVPPAYQNEIKSVAWNQHQLAHLQQMCGDAAGPAGLAGKHPQREIAGQSFPGKTSNYPQELCMGQSFSLKPPIEKPTPSPPVNGLQGPLPYTNGHYFQPIWNNILPTPNSDSSGSQDLAMPFHGGQPAGAPLDCAGGTHYRAGAGPSSQNNVMQTMDYLSGDFQQSCFRDQSMAVLGKVHRPPMNRAPEPTDSRNLHIQHPGYR, encoded by the coding sequence ATGAGATCTGCACAGTATCCTACCCCAGCAGAATTGGATGCTTATGCTAAGAAGGTCGCCAACAATCCACTGACtataaaaatctttccaaacaGTGTCAAGGTTCCCCAGAGGAAACACATACGCCGTACTGTGAACGGACTTGATACTTCGGGCCAGAGGTACAGTCCCTACCCGTCTCAGGCCACCACGAAAACAGGCCTCCTGGCGATAGTCAAATCTCCAGCAAAAGGAATTATCAAAGACTTTGACGGGACACGCACGCGCCTGCTGCCGGAAGCAATGATGAATCCCCCTTCCACACCATACGTTGCACCTAGCACTTTAACCCACCCCCAGGCGCTTGCTCGCCAGCAGGCTCTCCAGCATGCACAGACTTTGCCGCACCCCCAGAGTATACCGCAGCCACAGACTTTGCAGCACCCTCAGGGTATACCACAGCCACAAAGCTTACCGCACCCTCAGGGGATACCGCAGCCGCAGACGCTGCCGCACCCTCAGAATATGCAGCAGCCGCAGGGCTTGCAGCATCCTCAGACCATGGCACACCAGACTCTGCAGCACCCCCCGAATCCTTTGCTGCAGCCGGGTTTACATGGAAGCAGAAAGATGCCGGATGCAGATGCGCCGCCGAATGTGACCGTGTCTACCTCAACCATTCCCCTCTCTATGGCTGCCACCCTGCAGCAGAACCAGCCACCGGACCTGAGCAGCATTGTGCACCAGATTAACCAGTTCTGCCAGGCCAGAGCTGGCATTAGCACTACCTCAGTCTGTGAGGGACAGATTGCAAACCCCAGCCCTATAAGTCGCAACCTGCTTATCAATGCAAGTACCAGGGTATCTACTCACAATGTCCCTACACCCATGCCTTCCTGTGTAGTAAACCCTGTAgatcatgctgctgctgctattccTCCTGCCTCTGTTAATGTGCCCATGGTGAATATTAACAGGGTGCCGCCCGCATACCAGAACGAAATCAAATCGGTTGCGTGGAACCAGCACCAGCTTGCGCATCTGCAGCAAATGtgtggggatgctgctgggccTGCTGGACTCGCAGGGAAGCACCCTCAGAGAGAGATCGCAGGGCAGAGTTTTCCTGGCAAAACTTCAAACTACCCTCAAGAACTGTGCATGGGCCAGTCGTTCAGCTTGAAGCCCCCCATTGAGAAGCCTACGCCTTCTCCACCTGTGAATGGGTTGCAGGGACCCTTGCCATATACCAATGGGCACTATTTCCAGCCCATCTGGAATAACATTCTGCCCACGCCCAACAGTGACAGCTCTGGGTCCCAGGACCTCGCCATGCCTTTCCACGGGGGACAGCCAGCAGGAGCACCGCTAGATTGTGCAGGAGGAACTCATTACAGAGCTGGAGCTGGCCCATCCAGCCAGAATAATGTGATGCAGACCATGGATTACCTAAGCGGGGACTTCCAGCAGTCCTGCTTCAGAGATCAGAGCATGGCCGTGCTGGGGAAAGTCCATCGGCCTCCCATGAACCGAGCACCTGAACCAACCGATAGTCGAAATCTTCATATTCAACACCCAGGGTATAGATAG